A region of Mycoplasmopsis bovirhinis DNA encodes the following proteins:
- a CDS encoding restriction endonuclease subunit S domain-containing protein yields MNKIEKLINELCPNDLTYKKLNEVAVVTAGNSAPQKKQYYTNGKYLFCSTAGVGQVKKSVDFSV; encoded by the coding sequence ATGAATAAAATAGAAAAGCTTATTAATGAGTTATGTCCTAATGATCTTACGTATAAAAAATTAAATGAAGTTGCAGTTGTAACAGCTGGTAATTCAGCACCACAGAAAAAACAATATTATACAAATGGAAAATATCTTTTTTGCAGCACTGCTGGTGTAGGGCAAGTTAAAAAGTCAGTAGATTTTAGTGTATAA
- a CDS encoding Fic family protein: MCEIYEIINFKEVIEYINSKYQNLKINKGTILKLHEILMNALIDGNGYYRTRNIYVSGSKYIPPLLSQYQYKEMLKDTIKQDDLLTLPLLIAREQLFNDGNKRTATMLIQKALLQENKLFNLTLSNNKDFKLVLLHYYQTKDKEPLEQFINQNTIDLSCKTTKSLKKEH, from the coding sequence ATGTGTGAAATATATGAAATTATTAATTTCAAAGAAGTAATTGAGTACATTAATAGCAAATATCAAAATTTAAAAATTAACAAAGGTACAATTTTAAAATTACATGAAATCTTAATGAATGCTTTAATTGATGGAAATGGTTATTATCGCACTAGAAACATTTATGTTTCAGGGAGTAAATATATTCCACCATTATTATCGCAATATCAATATAAAGAAATGTTAAAAGACACTATTAAACAAGATGATTTATTAACTTTGCCATTACTAATCGCCAGAGAGCAATTATTTAATGATGGTAATAAACGCACAGCAACTATGCTTATTCAAAAAGCATTATTACAAGAAAATAAATTATTTAATCTTACTTTATCAAATAATAAAGATTTTAAATTAGTTTTATTACACTATTATCAAACAAAAGATAAAGAACCATTAGAACAATTTATTAATCAAAACACAATTGATTTATCTTGTAAAACCACCAAATCACTAAAAAAGGAACATTAA
- a CDS encoding restriction endonuclease subunit S, with product MEQKHGTTIPALSMDVVNNLNIPIPPLSLQNKIAAILDNFSSSAS from the coding sequence ATGGAGCAAAAACATGGTACAACAATCCCTGCATTATCTATGGATGTTGTTAATAACCTAAATATCCCTATCCCACCTCTATCACTCCAAAATAAAATAGCTGCAATCTTAGACAATTTTTCAAGCTCTGCCAGCTAA
- the recO gene encoding DNA repair protein RecO: MPLTSIKAIVLSIKITNDNNHVVSFFTNYGVLKLVASGINKPLSKNRANLLLGSIVELEYFPARLKNKTGRLKKAVLLETLDIKPIQNIYFFNAIKKIFLNIFEINHLFDLYLKIFKYLNKKNNYKILTFFYAQSLFYFGIKPNFEACAICDSQRNLVSFDFYEGGFMCALHGQGQHMRVEYLNAIWASYHDLKKYLMIVDDNLDYNLRALYKSLIIEAGYYI, translated from the coding sequence GTGCCACTAACTAGTATTAAAGCGATTGTTTTAAGTATTAAAATAACTAATGATAATAATCATGTAGTTAGTTTTTTTACAAACTATGGAGTTTTAAAACTAGTAGCTAGTGGCATAAATAAACCTTTGTCAAAAAATAGGGCTAATTTACTTTTAGGTAGCATTGTTGAATTAGAATATTTTCCAGCTAGATTAAAAAATAAAACGGGCAGGTTGAAAAAAGCTGTTTTATTAGAAACATTAGATATTAAACCAATTCAAAATATTTATTTTTTTAATGCAATTAAAAAAATCTTTTTAAATATTTTTGAAATTAATCATTTATTTGATTTATACTTAAAAATTTTTAAATATTTAAACAAAAAAAATAATTATAAAATTTTAACATTTTTTTATGCTCAAAGTTTATTTTATTTTGGGATTAAACCAAACTTTGAGGCATGTGCTATTTGTGATTCGCAAAGAAACTTAGTTAGTTTTGATTTTTATGAGGGTGGGTTTATGTGTGCTTTACATGGTCAAGGTCAACATATGAGGGTAGAATATTTAAATGCTATATGAGCATCATATCATGATTTAAAAAAATATTTAATGATTGTTGATGATAATTTAGATTATAACTTGCGAGCTTTATATAAATCTTTAATTATTGAAGCCGGGTATTATATTTAA